The following DNA comes from Noviherbaspirillum sp. L7-7A.
GGTCGGTGGCGGCACTGGCCGCGCGGTAGCCACCGCCGCAGGCGCAGTGGGCGGCGCCGTAGTGGGCAACCAGGTCGAGCAACGCAACCGCCAGGGCGGGACCGCCTATCAGATCGGCGTGCGGCTGGACAATGGCACCTACCAGACCTTCACCCAGGAATCGATCGGCGACATGAACATCGGCAACCGGGTACGGATAGACAACGGCAGGGTTTATCGCTATTGAGCCGGTTCGGCAATCTGTGAAATAAAAACCGCTGCGACGGATTCCCGTTGCAGCGGTTTTTTTTAACTCATGCACGCTGCGGGCTGCAGCCTGGAATGGAACGAAGCCTTACTCCGCGTCCGGCTGCCTTGAAGGCTCCGCCTGCGCGAATGCATCCACCTTTGCGCAGTTTTCCGTAATGCGCAGCAGGGTCGGCATGCCAGACAGGTCGCAGTCAAGCCGCCTTGCATTGAAGATCTGCGGCACCAGGCAGCAGTCAGCCAGCGTGGGCGTGTCGCCGAAGCAGAACTTGCCGGCGCGGCCGTCGGCGTTGATCTTGGCCTCCAGCGCTGCAAGGCCCTGTTCGCACCAGTGGCGATACCAGGCATTCTTGTCTTCCTCGCTGACTCTCAGATCGCGCACCAGGTAGCGCAACACCCGCAGGTTGTTCAGCGGATGAATGTCGCAGGCGATCGCCAGCGCAATGCTGCGTACATAGGCCCGGTCGAGCGGCGCGGCCGGCAACAGCGGCGGCTCCGGATACATCTCGTCCAGGTATTCCATGATGGCCAGGGATTGCGTCAGCACCTGGCTGCCGTTTTCATCCTCTTCGTCCACCAGCGCCGGCACCAGCGCTTCCGGATTGATGCGCCGGAATTCCTCGGTCAGCTGCTCGCCGCCCTGCCTGACCAGATGAATCGGCACCATATCCACATCCAGGCCCTTCAGGTTCAGCGCAATGCGCACCCTGAACGACGCCGAACTGCGGAAATACGTATAGAGCTTCAGACTCATCAGATCACCTTGACGCACAGAGGGGTCAGTCCCTCGACGCTGCCTTCCAGCAGATCGCCCTTCTGCACCGCTGCCACGCCTTCAGGCGTACCGGTGAAGATCAGATCGCCAGGCTGCAGTTCGAAGTAGCGCGACAGGTGCTCGATAGTTTCGGCAACGTTCCAGATCAGCTTGCTGACGTCGCTGTTCTGGCGCGCAGCGCCATTGACGTCAAGGCGGATATTGCCCTTTTCCAGCAGGCCGGTTTCA
Coding sequences within:
- the maiA gene encoding maleylacetoacetate isomerase yields the protein MKLYTYFRSSASFRVRIALNLKGLDVDMVPIHLVRQGGEQLTEEFRRINPEALVPALVDEEDENGSQVLTQSLAIMEYLDEMYPEPPLLPAAPLDRAYVRSIALAIACDIHPLNNLRVLRYLVRDLRVSEEDKNAWYRHWCEQGLAALEAKINADGRAGKFCFGDTPTLADCCLVPQIFNARRLDCDLSGMPTLLRITENCAKVDAFAQAEPSRQPDAE